Below is a window of Poecile atricapillus isolate bPoeAtr1 chromosome 2, bPoeAtr1.hap1, whole genome shotgun sequence DNA.
gaacACCTTCAACCAGACTACATCACTTAAAGGCTCCTCCATCCAAGtcttgaatacttccagggatggggcatccacagcttctctgtgttacctgtccagtgcctcaccaccacCACAGAAAAGGGTCTTGCTCCTcctatctaatctaaatctctcctctttcacCTCAAAGCCATTACCATTATCCTTATCCTACCCCTACCtgcccttgtgaaaagtccctctccatctttcctgtacATCCCCTTTATGTACTGGAAAGTGTTCTAAGGTGTTCCCTGAgaattctcttctctgggatgAACAGCCCAAACTCTCTCAGTCTGCtttcataggagaggtgttccatccctctgatcatttttTGGCCTCCCCTGGACCTGCTCAATCATCTTCATATCCTTCGTATTTTGGGGCCCCAGAATGTGGATGCAGTATTCCAGGTGGGTTCTCACCAGACCAACCTCTTCACCCCACCTTGAAAGCACCACCTTTGTGTTTTGGGCACCCTCCATGCTTCCTGTAACTCGCTGAAAACTGCTATCTTGCTTTCCTGCATGAGTTAATTGGTTTATGTGCTTCCTTTCTAATTGCTTTTTAGTTTATTAAAGATTTACCAAGCTCTGTGTCAAGCAAAAATTAGTTTCAGGGATCTAAAGATCCACGAAGAGGCTTGCTGATTCTGTGTATAAGTATCAGGAAAGAATTCAGATGCTGTGGCTGTGATCTTATTTATCAAGTAGAACCTGAGAAACCAGGTATGGTAGCATTATGTGGGGCTATTCTTTGAAACACAGACAtctgaaaaaagcaaaacaataggAAGTTTGAAAAGAGCACTGAGTAGTACCATGGCcaagcagaaaggaaagaatCTGGGATAAGGAAAAATTTATGCTGCTGGTGCCAGATCCTTGACTTACATGTGgttttctgcagctgttccaAATTAAAATGGATATAGATATCATATCTATATGTACTATATCTATATTACTGTCTATTGATATAGACAGTAATATCAATTTTCTGGAGTAAACTAAAGCAACAAGAACTTTACTTGCCACTACAGGTGTTGGAGGGAAATTAGACCAAATAGTGAGACAAAACTATTTAATAAATCTTCTACCTTCTAAACTGGAATGTACCAAAACAGGAGAATAACGACAAGTTCCtgaatttataataataaacCTCTTCTGTTTGCaccaaaccaaataaataatAGCTTTGTTTTAAAAGGTAAGTCATAGCCTGCCTGTGATATAATCTGCCAAATTCCTTCACAGAAATCCATTATATATTGCTTGTATTTATATCCTGACAATGCCTGAGAAATCTCTCAGTAAATCTGCAATCGACTAATTAGAAAAGTAGTCTGAGAATCTGAAAAGTTCTGCTAAACTTGTTGACCATTTACTGTCTGAAGTTAGTAAATTATTCATGATACATGGGTGGGTGAGATTGGCAAATTAAAGGGATTATCCTGCATGTTCCCTAACTATGGAGTATGATTTTCTTACAATCCATTACCTGTGACTCATGTCTGACAAGGCAGGATTGAGACAGCAAGGACTGTGATTTCACCTGTAGTCCCAGAAAAAGCAGTATATTAAAGCATAACACAGGTATTCCCTATTTTTCCATTGTTTATGGCCTATGCATAGCTCAGTTCCTGTAAGCAGCTAACAATAGAggattaatattattaaatcaTTTAAATTATCAGCAGTTATCACCTTAGTTTGGAAGTATCTAAAACTGAAAATCTAACCAGTCACAAAAGACAGGACAGTTTTATGACTGttcaaagacagaaagaagCTCTTGAAATCAAAAATGAAACCTTGGTTGCTTGACCAGAAAAGACCATATTTTTTAGACTGACGTGGGAAACAGAGGAAATCATGCAGACATGAAATGGAGAAGTTAGAGTTCTACCATGGACCTACTCCCTGCTTAGAAGAAGTCTGCTACATCTGTGCGTGGCTCCACATCTTCTGACACTTCCACAGAGATCCATCCCATCTCCAAACATCCAACAGGCTTTGTTTCTCTTCTCTCAACTGCTACTTCcgtttcattttttcttctcagtaacCGAAATCTTCActcttcttcttccttgtcTTCCGTTTACCCCACTGTTAAACCAGACATGCCGAgtcttttccttccttaaaCTCTATTTGTAATTCTAGTCTTGACCTGGATTTCTGCTGTGTATAGATGCATTTCTCTTTCAATCTTTATTCTCACCACTGGTCAAGGCAAGCTACGTGCTGATTCAATTTCCTCTTGCACTCAAATAACAAACTAACCTAAAAACTAAACCTAGATTACAGGGCTGACTTgagtgatttttaaatttattttatttaacagaagAACTTGAAGATACAAGGTCAGCACGCTGACCAGCATTAACATACAACTTCTAAGGAatgtttcaaagaaaaagagactGAGAAGTATGAAAACATCAGTGGAGAAGTTCAGTTTCTGATCTTCAGCAGTTTTGGTGGCAGCCAACAGCTCTTAAGTTGCTTTTCATATATGTCTGCAGTTTGTTTTATGTGTAATATTTAAACAGTGAGAAATCTCTGAATTCTTGACGATCCAATAACATGGTGAAACCCCCCATTAACTCTGCTAAACACCATTATTCTGGAACATTTAGATTAATtattaaacaataataaaattcaGGGGGAAAGTGGATGTATAAGGAAAAAATCCTTTGCTCAGGTGCACATTTCTTTCCTTGATCAGTGGCACTTCTCACTTGTTTAGTAGCAAAACCTAGTACCTTGTGGTAGCTGTAGGGCTCAGGGAATCCTTGCCCACATGAACTTTAAGACTGACCAAACTGTGGTCAGAGGCAGGGCTGACCTGATGTGTTCTACATGTCCCAGCACAATGATGGTCTCTGGCAGCTCAGCAACTTTTCTGTGGTTCTCTCTGCATGATGAAAAGATCATTCTACATCGCACATATGAGATTGCTATCGCACTGAAGCAAAAGGAAGGCTTGTTCCTTCCTGTGTGTGGGCTGAGAGAACCCTAGTTCTTCTTGGTCAAACAGGtcaaaagctgttttttcaCTCTGCTTATGTATGCCACATGCTACAGCTTCATGAAATGACACATTTCAGGGTGAAGTCACAAAAAGAAGAGATTGTAAGGTAAAATTCAAAAATTTCATTGCcataaatagcaaaaaaaaatcataatctATTTCAAAGGGATATAAAATGTTGCCATTAAGCTGTAATTATGCTGTCTAGAACTAAAACTTgtacattttcaaaatttgaaatattaacAATATACGTTGGAAAATTCATTAGTTGGTAAAATTTTTCATGTAGCAAAGTTTCTGGGAAATTTCTTGTGCTTTTCTTGGGAATATTAGGCAGgtaaaaaattttaaacatttaaatgctttaaggaatgttatttaaaatgtttaaaagaattttaaaaggagGTGAACAGAAAGGTTTATACCGATCTTGGCTTTCTAAAGATGTTTTGTCTGATGCTTCATAAATAAGaaatttctctgaaaatgttttacagTTGCATGCAGTCTATCACTTTACAGATGAATGCAAAGAATTAAGAATTGACAGTTAAAACAAGTTTACAAGTTAAAACAAGTTTACAAGTTTTCAAGTGTTTACAAGTTTACTGATTTCAAACTTCAAATCAGACAGAAAAGGCACTGCTTTTTTAAGAGAGAATTTTTCAGGTCTTACTTTGTTCTTTCAAAACTCTTTCTAAGGTAAGGATAAATTTCATTAGCAAAGTATCTATCTACTTTGTGGGCTGTCCCCGTATATTTGTACAGAAATCTTTATACAAGTCCGCATTTTGAGTTAAGTCTATATAAGAATGCAGCTGGATATGGCTATGTAACAAGAGCCAAATGAATTATACCTCTCAGAAGAATGTTCCTAAATAATTTATACCTTTTCATCACTTTTCATAGTAGATCAGTTCAGGTGAAATTCTGTAACAAAAATACTTGCAGATGAAGCAAGAAATAATCGAATTTTCATCTGCAAACTTTTACTTTCAATTTTCTCCAAGTATCTAGAAACAAACTGTTGCGACCTTATGTGTATTTTGTACCCATCCAGCAAGATGCCAAAAAGATGGATTGGGTGTCATCACAGAGTATCCACATATAATAGGTACATCttcatatttcagtattttctcgCCTTCAATTTTAGCTTTATAATATGAGTGCAGATAAAACATGCACAAACAGTGTCTTTGTTATTACAAATGGCTGTATCTAGAGGCAAATAATTGGAAAGAAATCATAGAATGAAGATTAGTCAATCAAAATATAATTCATAATTATGCAAAATGTAGTTTCAACCCTGAGAGGCATGGGCTATTGCTGTCATATACAGGATCTCAACAGTTATAAGGCTGTAAAATACATGGGATAACATAATTTCAGATGCAATTCAGTAGTGTCACTTTAGAAATCTGTGATATTCCAGTTAACAATGAAGGAAAtaccaaagaaaatgtttcactcccatttttccttttcagtaacCTTTAAAAGAGGAGCTTAAGAGGATGCGTAACAGCTGCATAACCCAACAGAACCATTCCTCCAATGACACAGTGCTGGACTCTTCAGAGAAGCTCCACACTGTTCTGATCATCCTGTACATCATCAACCTGGCTGGTGGCACCCTGGGGGTCATCATGATGGCCCAGCTGTTGTTTCAAAGGAGATCCCAGTCTGTGATGACCATTACAATCACCAGCCTCCTAGTGCTGCACAGCTTCATGCTCCTCAGCATCCCCTTCCGCCTCAGCTACTACATCTCGGGGGTGTGGAAATTCGGGAGGTTTGCGTGCAGGCTGACGAGCGCCATCATCTACCTGCACATGTACGCCACCTTTGCCTTTTACGTAGCCATCATCATCGCCCGCCTCCTCCGGCTGGAGTTTCGGAAGTGCTACACGGCAGCCTGGGTGGGGGCTGTCTGGCTGCTGGGAGCGCTGGTCATCACACCCGTTCTCCTCTCCTACTACGGCACCTCGAAGACGTACCGCCCCTCTGAGTGCTTCCAGTtccacagggagctgcaggaggctcACATGGTGATCGTAAACTACTGCCTGGTTGGGGTTCTGGTGGCGGTGTGTGCCGTGCTCACCGGAATCCAGCTGACTGTGATCtacagagcagctgtgaaatACTGGCCTGACATTAACTCTCATGTGGAATTCAGGGCTCAGGCGAAGAGCTTCTTCTTCATCTTGGTAACGTTAGTCTGCTTCGTGCCTCATCATGTATTCAGAGTATATTATATCCAAAACTATGACCTCGATAAAGACCATAAACTACTTCTATACAATGAGGTTTTTTTAGCTTTAACAACGATGTGCTGCCTGGATATGTTGTGCTTCATAGCAGGAATAGCCCACTGAACCGTGAACTACCAGGAAGTCCAGCTGCAGCATGTCAATACTGGCTGTTTAGAGAAACAAACTGTGTTGTGATTTTCCAGAGCTAGGAAGACTGGTGAGTTCACGGCATGTCTCTATAGGTCTACAGCATTGTTTGACTTTTGCAGGCCACTAAGATTCCTTTTTCACAAGCTactcttttttttatcttccctCTAGAAAGCAGACACACTTGAGTCTTACTCTAGTCTTGACCTAAGAGTCATGCCCTGAagcttcattaatattttccttatgTTCTTCTCCAGTAATTACAGCACAGGTATGCattcctttgtattttttttcctcaaagtgTCTCAGTAACCACAACCCACTGTGGCAAATAAGTTGTCCTCTCTGAAGGTCTAACTTCTTCTGGCAATTGTGACACTGAAGGGAAGAGATGGAAGAAAGAAATCCCTTTACAGGATATTTGTACTAGTGATTTTAGACAGCAAGGACAATAAGCTCTATTCAAATGAGAAgtattcacagaatcacagaatgggtcagatTGGAAgagaccacagtgggtcatctggtccaatcTCCCTTTGTATAatttatacaaaatatatattaaatgaaattatgtgAAAACTAATCATTATCACAACTTCACCTTTACTTGTGTTATGCCAAAGGCACAAGGAGCTTTAAATTGTGATAATTATATATTTAGAGTGAATGAGAGCTGAACAGGATTCAAAACTTTTGCCTTATGTCACTCTCCCATCAGGACTGGATCTGTGGTTGCTATCTCTTAGATACATTGTAGCCAAAAGTGTTGCTGCACTTCCATAACTGGACCTGGAATTCAGTCAAGGGGAAGGATCAGACCCTCTCCAGGACAGGGAAATACTTTATGAGCCTTCAA
It encodes the following:
- the LOC131576097 gene encoding probable G-protein coupled receptor 141, with translation MRNSCITQQNHSSNDTVLDSSEKLHTVLIILYIINLAGGTLGVIMMAQLLFQRRSQSVMTITITSLLVLHSFMLLSIPFRLSYYISGVWKFGRFACRLTSAIIYLHMYATFAFYVAIIIARLLRLEFRKCYTAAWVGAVWLLGALVITPVLLSYYGTSKTYRPSECFQFHRELQEAHMVIVNYCLVGVLVAVCAVLTGIQLTVIYRAAVKYWPDINSHVEFRAQAKSFFFILVTLVCFVPHHVFRVYYIQNYDLDKDHKLLLYNEVFLALTTMCCLDMLCFIAGIAH